The following coding sequences are from one Triticum dicoccoides isolate Atlit2015 ecotype Zavitan chromosome 4A, WEW_v2.0, whole genome shotgun sequence window:
- the LOC119287036 gene encoding calcium-dependent protein kinase 9-like, which produces MGNACLSCCTASSQPEHDAAGPQRPQHRKRPVTPPRPSGSSEPSPTTARASPKPRPRPRAKAKPNPYAHRGGGSAARVLDGVVPHHPRLRVTDKYHLGRELGRGEFGVTRLATDRGAARERLACKSIPKARLRTAVDVADVRREVAIMASLPDHPALVRLRAAYEDDEAVHLVMELCDGGELFDRIVARGRYTERAAAAAARTVAEVVRACHAHGVMHRDLKPENFLYAGKEEDAQLKAIDFGLSVFFRPGERFSEIVGSPYYMAPEVLRRSYGPEVDIWSAGVILYILLCGVPPFWAETEQGVARSILRGVLDFDREPWPRISDSAKSLVRQMLEMDPRKRLTARQVLAHPWLQDAKKAPNVPLGDVVRARLKQFSVMNRFKKKAMRVIAEHLSAEEVEVIKEMFALMDTDNNGRVTLEELKAGLARVGSKLAEPEMELLMEAADVDGDGYLDYAEFVAITIHLQRLSNDQHLRKAFLFFDRDSSGYIERAELADALADDSGRADDAIVDHVLQEVDTDKDGRVSFVEFVAMMKAGTDWRKASRQYSKQRFKSLGNSLIKDGSISMAH; this is translated from the exons ATGGGCAACGCCTGCTTGTCCTGCTGCACCGCCTCGTCCCAGCCAGAGCACGACGCGGCGGGACCTCAACGGCCGCAGCACCGGAAGAGGCCGGTGACGCCCCCGAGACCGAGCGGAAGCAGCGAGCCGAGCCCCACCACCGCCAGGGCGAGCCCCAAGCCCCGGCCCCGCCCCCGGGCCAAGGCCAAGCCCAACCCGTACGCGCACcgcggcggcggctcggcggcgCGCGTGCTGGACGGCGTGGTGCCGCACCACCCGCGGCTGCGGGTGACGGACAAGTACCACCTGGGGCGCGAGCTGGGGCGCGGCGAGTTCGGCGTCACGCGGCTGGCCACGGACCGCGGCGCGGCGCGGGAGCGGCTGGCGTGCAAGTCCATCCCCAAGGCGCGGCTGCGCACGGCCGTGGACGTGGCCGACGTGCGCCGCGAGGTGGCCATCATGGCGTCGCTGCCGGACCACCCGGCGCTGGTGCGGCTGCGCGCCGCCTACGAGGACGACGAGGCCGTGCACCTGGTCATGGAGCTCTGCGACGGCGGCGAGCTGTTCGACCGGATAGTGGCGCGCGGGCGGTACACGGAGCGCGCCGCGGCGGCCGCGGCCAGGACGGTGGCGGAGGTGGTGCGGGCCTGCCACGCGCACGGGGTGATGCACCGGGACCTCAAGCCCGAGAACTTCCTCTACGCCGGCAAGGAGGAGGACGCGCAGCTCAAGGCCATCGACTTCGGCCTCTCCGTCTTCTTCCGACCAG GCGAGCGATTCTCGGAGATCGTGGGCAGCCCGTACTACATGGCCCCAGAGGTGCTCCGCCGCAGCTACGGCCCGGAGGTGGACATCTGGAGTGCCGGCGTCATCCTCTACATCCTCCTCTGTGGCGTCCCGCCTTTCTGGGCCGAGACAGAGCAGGGCGTGGCGCGCTCCATCCTCCGTGGCGTGCTGGACTTCGACCGCGAGCCCTGGCCTCGGATCTCCGACAGCGCCAAGAGCCTCGTCCGCCAGATGCTCGAGATGGACCCCCGCAAGCGCCTCACCGCCCGCCAAGTCCTCG CGCACCCGTGGCTGCAGGACGCGAAGAAGGCGCCGAACGTGCCGCTGGGGGACGTGGTGCGGGCGAGGCTCAAGCAGTTCTCCGTCATGAACCGCTTCAAGAAGAAGGCGATGCGGGTGATCGCGGAGCACCTGtcggcggaggaggtggaggtgatcAAGGAGATGTTCGCGCTCATGGACACGGACAACAACGGTCGGGTCACGCTGGAGGAGCTCAAGGCCGGCCTCGCTCGGGTGGGCTCCAAACTCGCCGAGCCCGAGATGGAGCTGCTCATGGAGGCCGCCGACGTGGACGGCGATGGCTACCTCGACTATGCCGAGTTCGTCGCCATCACCATCCACCTGCAGCGCCTCTCCAACGACCAACACCTCCGCAAGGCATTCCTCTTCTTCGACCGCGACAGCAGTGGCTACATCGAGCGCGCCGAGCTCGCAGATGCGCTCGCCGACGACTCCGGTAGAGCCGATGACGCCATCGTCGACCACGTCTTGCAGGAGGTCGACACCGACAAG GATGGCCGGGTCAGCTTCGTGGAGTTCGTGGCGATGATGAAAGCCGGGACGGACTGGCGGAAAGCATCGCGCCAGTACTCCAAGCAGCGCTTCAAGTCCCTCGGCAACAGCCTCATCAAGGACGGCTCCATCTCCATGGCGCACTGA